The following proteins are encoded in a genomic region of Anaerolineae bacterium:
- a CDS encoding EamA family transporter — MGFRNFLWLIFLACLWGPSFLFIKVAVGDIPPITLAMSRVGIATLLLYAVLRGQGKNLPGPGRIWKHFAVVGFFSNALPFVLFSWGEQYIDSALAAILNGTTPLFTIILAHFFTADDRMTPVKVMGTLVGFAGLSLLISPSLWGGVHATTWGLLAITMAAASYGIGLVYVRRHLRGLPPLVAPTAQLAVATIYLLPLSLLIEKPFRHPLPSWPAVGSLLGLSVLGTAIAFIIYYRLLERTSATYVSMVTYLAPSIGVVLGVVILNEQLGWSAYAGCVLILVGVMVVNEIFKSIGWRRPGNVAVRP; from the coding sequence ATGGGGTTTAGAAATTTTCTGTGGTTGATATTTTTGGCCTGTTTGTGGGGGCCTTCTTTTTTGTTTATTAAAGTAGCCGTGGGCGATATTCCGCCCATTACTCTGGCCATGAGCCGGGTGGGGATAGCCACGTTGCTGCTCTATGCCGTTTTGCGTGGGCAGGGGAAAAATTTACCCGGTCCGGGCCGGATTTGGAAACATTTTGCCGTGGTTGGTTTTTTCTCCAATGCCCTGCCCTTTGTTCTTTTTAGTTGGGGCGAACAATACATTGATAGCGCCCTGGCTGCTATCCTTAACGGCACTACGCCTCTCTTTACCATCATCCTGGCCCACTTTTTTACTGCCGATGACCGTATGACGCCGGTAAAAGTGATGGGCACTCTGGTGGGTTTTGCCGGTCTGTCGCTGCTGATTTCGCCGTCGCTGTGGGGCGGCGTGCATGCCACCACCTGGGGCTTGTTAGCCATCACTATGGCGGCAGCCAGTTATGGCATTGGCCTGGTTTATGTGCGCCGCCATTTGCGGGGTTTGCCGCCCCTGGTTGCACCCACGGCCCAATTGGCCGTGGCCACTATTTACCTGCTGCCGCTGTCGCTGCTTATTGAAAAACCTTTCCGTCACCCCCTGCCCTCGTGGCCGGCGGTGGGATCGTTGCTGGGCCTGTCCGTTTTAGGCACGGCCATAGCCTTTATTATTTATTACCGCCTTTTAGAAAGAACCAGCGCCACCTACGTGTCTATGGTCACCTATCTGGCGCCCTCCATTGGGGTGGTCTTGGGGGTCGTTATCCTGAACGAACAATTGGGGTGGAGCGCTTATGCTGGCTGCGTATTGATTTTAGTGGGGGTGATGGTGGTCAATGAAATCTTCAAGAGTATAGGCTGGCGCCGGCCCGGCAATGTGGCGGTGAGGCCGTAA
- a CDS encoding Lrp/AsnC family transcriptional regulator has product MLDEIDRQIVSLLQEDGRLSNAALAEKVGLPASTVYERVKKLEKKGIIKGYMAVVRPEALGKPIMAFIRLTLSAVSADYLESKNSVRHICRAEPDVLECHGVAGEDCYILKVRAASPRDLEKLIERIRCNAQVSRTTTSIVLSTFKETTKITPGLPPDS; this is encoded by the coding sequence ATGTTAGACGAAATTGATCGCCAAATCGTCTCCTTGTTGCAAGAGGATGGCCGTCTTTCCAACGCAGCCCTGGCCGAAAAAGTAGGATTACCTGCCTCCACGGTTTACGAGCGGGTCAAAAAATTGGAAAAGAAGGGGATCATCAAAGGTTACATGGCCGTGGTCCGGCCCGAAGCTTTAGGCAAGCCCATTATGGCCTTTATCCGTCTGACTTTAAGTGCTGTCTCGGCGGATTATCTTGAATCAAAAAATAGCGTGAGGCATATCTGCCGGGCCGAGCCGGACGTATTGGAGTGTCATGGCGTGGCCGGTGAAGATTGTTACATTTTAAAGGTGCGGGCGGCCAGCCCGCGAGATTTGGAAAAGCTGATCGAGCGTATCCGCTGCAATGCGCAGGTTTCCAGAACAACCACCAGCATTGTGCTTTCCACGTTTAAAGAAACTACAAAGATAACGCCCGGCTTGCCGCCCGATTCCTGA
- a CDS encoding ABC transporter permease has protein sequence MTLKYVLKSLNRHKIRTILMLLALLVGVSALVALNATVDTYERFYLATISNSAGDYDLVITKKQIEPNLLIDVPRIIPAVQSSDPQITRIVPRIQGVADVDVSPSVPPGGEEEGTSETVHGSAQFIALNREIDDMGTFEVVSGTLNFGPGYAVVLQETADTFGLGPGDTFDLSYALPLPRQKGVESASDTSTRRVRTTLTVSAIALQRGVTGLDDNDGVLVDLAYVQNWLGVPNQAERIVVAFDKSLYSNNDPQAAAFRARALAERIQDILGETYDYTLPRATIFTNTFEFFIFFQALTSVYGILSLSVVGLLVRTMVMTNVREQTRDLALFRIIGAPRHYLFSLVAVEVATLGLIGIGLGAVSGQLLNNTLIVSFISQQANVPITDIPPVSMRALVVSIATAAIVLVVSAYTPAQRAAGTKIMYAINPGIAEGLGLDDLAKLRERRVDLRIFRSGAVVLFFPVLIFFVFPLAFTFGVLWVQAVLIFGSLLLLIVGTALLFFPVTLPIQRLLIGLIKMAAGKVGYFAQRNILRAQNRNTLISLMIVISATLPTFFATTLAIETANTATDTRLNNGAPLIIRKWGAVQVEEEIGGPGPVQAAPTEVKNRFNRELLAELRAEGTLGPNVAVTYRFNTNIWDDVGLRNVGVRVYGLDGNLAEITYAEGIEWLAGSTASFDEVMADPNAVIVSQGLSEYFERGVGDTLRLKGEGLDHTRIVRIVGVLGRFSGFNGFTSKRTTAQEGRTDLFINATAFRELTRDPLDGPYDPTYPIFERLMAAPNLRPGLLGLPEEVGDEAIRQVAAKLRKEFGLTENVSVNSTPERIESIQADAQQGQVVILVLTSISFILAIFGVFVVTYIAVYTRRAEIAMLKAMGSSNRHLFGMFLSEALVMTLSATLTGIVAGIILGYVFRYSNSFSAETPTVPAFDTLVTPYMLALMIVAALVSTLLATWGYLRRKAIEIFRAI, from the coding sequence GTGACTCTTAAATACGTTCTCAAAAGTCTCAATCGCCACAAAATCCGCACCATTTTGATGCTCCTGGCCCTGCTGGTGGGCGTGAGTGCCCTGGTTGCCCTCAACGCCACGGTAGACACCTACGAGCGCTTTTACCTGGCCACCATCAGCAACAGCGCCGGCGACTATGATTTGGTTATCACCAAAAAGCAGATTGAGCCAAATTTGTTGATTGACGTGCCGCGGATCATCCCGGCCGTTCAAAGCAGCGACCCCCAAATAACGCGGATTGTGCCGCGCATTCAGGGAGTGGCAGATGTAGACGTATCCCCTTCTGTTCCACCCGGCGGGGAGGAAGAAGGAACGAGCGAAACTGTTCATGGCAGTGCCCAATTTATCGCCCTGAATCGAGAGATTGACGATATGGGCACGTTTGAGGTAGTCAGTGGCACGCTCAATTTTGGCCCCGGCTATGCCGTGGTTTTGCAGGAAACCGCCGACACTTTTGGCCTTGGCCCCGGCGATACCTTTGACCTCAGCTACGCCTTGCCCCTGCCGCGCCAAAAAGGCGTGGAAAGCGCGTCGGATACCAGCACCCGGCGGGTCAGAACCACGCTCACCGTAAGCGCCATTGCCCTGCAACGGGGCGTCACCGGCCTGGACGACAACGATGGTGTACTGGTTGACCTGGCCTACGTGCAGAATTGGTTGGGCGTGCCAAACCAGGCCGAACGGATTGTGGTTGCTTTTGATAAAAGCCTCTACAGCAATAACGACCCCCAGGCGGCGGCGTTTCGGGCGCGCGCGCTGGCCGAAAGAATCCAGGATATATTGGGCGAAACCTACGATTACACCCTGCCCCGCGCCACCATTTTTACCAACACTTTTGAGTTTTTTATCTTTTTTCAGGCGTTGACATCTGTTTACGGCATTTTGTCGTTGAGCGTGGTGGGCCTGTTGGTGCGCACTATGGTAATGACCAACGTCCGCGAACAAACCCGCGACCTGGCCCTATTTCGCATTATCGGAGCGCCGCGCCATTACCTGTTTAGCCTGGTGGCGGTTGAAGTAGCCACGCTGGGCCTGATTGGGATTGGGCTGGGCGCGGTCAGCGGGCAATTATTGAACAATACCCTGATTGTGTCGTTCATTTCTCAGCAGGCCAATGTGCCCATTACCGATATTCCCCCTGTCTCCATGAGAGCGTTGGTGGTATCCATCGCCACCGCCGCAATTGTGCTGGTTGTCAGCGCCTACACCCCGGCTCAACGCGCCGCCGGCACCAAGATCATGTACGCCATCAATCCCGGCATCGCCGAGGGCCTGGGCCTGGACGACCTGGCCAAACTGCGGGAGCGGCGGGTTGACTTGCGCATTTTCCGCAGCGGCGCGGTTGTTCTTTTTTTCCCGGTTTTGATCTTTTTTGTCTTTCCCCTGGCCTTTACGTTTGGCGTGCTCTGGGTGCAGGCGGTTTTGATTTTTGGTTCGCTGCTGTTGCTCATTGTGGGCACAGCCTTACTCTTTTTCCCGGTCACGCTGCCTATACAGCGGCTATTGATCGGCCTGATCAAAATGGCGGCCGGTAAAGTGGGCTATTTTGCCCAACGCAATATTCTGCGCGCCCAAAATCGCAACACCTTGATCAGCCTGATGATTGTGATCAGCGCCACCCTGCCCACCTTTTTTGCCACCACCCTGGCCATAGAAACCGCCAACACCGCCACCGACACCCGCCTGAACAACGGCGCGCCCCTCATCATCCGCAAATGGGGCGCGGTTCAGGTAGAGGAAGAAATCGGCGGGCCAGGCCCTGTTCAGGCTGCGCCGACAGAAGTTAAAAATCGCTTCAACCGCGAACTGTTAGCCGAACTCAGGGCCGAGGGCACGCTTGGCCCCAATGTAGCCGTTACTTATCGGTTCAACACCAATATTTGGGACGACGTTGGCCTGCGAAATGTGGGCGTGCGCGTGTATGGCCTGGACGGCAACCTAGCCGAAATCACTTACGCCGAAGGGATTGAGTGGCTTGCCGGCAGCACCGCCAGCTTTGACGAAGTTATGGCCGACCCCAACGCCGTCATTGTCAGCCAAGGGCTATCCGAATATTTTGAGCGGGGGGTGGGCGACACGCTGCGCTTAAAGGGGGAAGGGCTGGACCATACCCGCATTGTGCGCATTGTGGGCGTGTTGGGACGTTTCTCCGGATTCAACGGCTTCACGTCTAAACGCACCACGGCCCAAGAGGGTCGCACAGACCTTTTTATCAATGCCACAGCCTTCCGCGAGTTGACGCGCGACCCGCTGGACGGCCCCTATGATCCCACCTATCCTATTTTTGAGCGGCTGATGGCTGCTCCCAACCTGCGGCCCGGCCTGCTGGGCCTGCCCGAAGAGGTAGGCGATGAAGCCATCCGGCAAGTTGCCGCCAAACTGCGCAAAGAATTTGGCCTCACCGAAAATGTGAGCGTCAATTCAACCCCCGAACGCATCGAGTCAATCCAGGCCGACGCGCAGCAGGGGCAGGTGGTCATTTTGGTTTTGACCAGCATCAGCTTCATTTTGGCCATTTTTGGCGTTTTTGTGGTCACCTATATCGCCGTCTATACCCGCCGGGCGGAGATAGCCATGCTCAAGGCCATGGGGTCGTCGAATCGACACCTGTTTGGCATGTTTTTGAGCGAAGCCCTGGTGATGACCCTGAGCGCCACCCTCACCGGCATTGTGGCCGGCATTATTTTGGGCTACGTGTTCCGCTACTCCAACTCATTTAGCGCCGAAACCCCCACCGTGCCCGCCTTTGACACCCTGGTTACGCCCTATATGCTCGCCTTGATGATCGTGGCCGCCCTGGTAAGCACCCTGCTGGCTACCTGGGGGTATCTCCGCCGCAAAGCCATAGAGATCTTTAGGGCCATTTAG
- a CDS encoding PD40 domain-containing protein, with translation MLNQKQMVSLAVVVLFISLLACRSDDLIAAFTTPTVTPTFEMARFTTPTPTPVSGDLLADPPTVPTANTPSAITPTLASGSPEAANLPEAANLPETATSTSEAVGQTESPPETPSATPTATPSPPPPPPTPTETPVPTAPPPAGRIAFSIDDGGGSFDIWAVSFPDKKPFQIIQGARQPNFSDDGRLLVNLENSGFGNHIGILDTNYAWLGEVTDSPDDAFPFWNPDGSRYVFSNPRRLTDPLTRDPLPHVFIPCSLRPIWEEAEKCRDLNTFGKVAVGEYPVWTDDDRIAFFSFTGDDGIYVVNGASSLWQSGGVGLPQLLVKGNGRPNDTDGFQVFFSAGSIDQNWEAYAIDLDGGNLVNISNNPTAQDGLPTVSPDGNWVAFLSDRDGKWGIWIVPRSGGEPAKIVDYSAINTSPMLWGQGDRHWTFDRLSWGP, from the coding sequence ATGTTGAATCAAAAACAGATGGTTAGCCTGGCGGTTGTGGTTTTATTCATCAGCCTGTTGGCCTGCCGCTCAGACGATTTGATTGCGGCGTTCACCACGCCTACGGTAACGCCCACCTTTGAAATGGCCCGGTTTACCACCCCAACGCCAACGCCTGTTTCCGGCGACCTGCTCGCCGACCCCCCCACCGTCCCGACCGCAAATACCCCCTCGGCGATAACGCCCACCCTGGCCAGCGGTTCGCCGGAGGCGGCAAACTTGCCAGAGGCGGCAAACTTGCCGGAAACGGCAACATCCACTTCTGAAGCAGTTGGTCAAACAGAATCGCCGCCCGAAACGCCCTCCGCCACCCCTACGGCTACGCCTAGCCCTCCCCCTCCTCCACCTACCCCCACCGAAACACCTGTGCCTACCGCGCCCCCGCCGGCGGGACGTATCGCTTTTTCCATTGATGACGGCGGCGGCAGTTTTGATATATGGGCCGTGTCATTCCCGGATAAAAAACCGTTCCAGATAATCCAGGGGGCGCGGCAGCCTAATTTTTCTGATGACGGCCGGCTGCTGGTCAATCTTGAAAACAGCGGCTTTGGCAATCACATTGGCATCCTGGATACCAACTATGCCTGGTTGGGTGAAGTGACCGACTCGCCGGATGACGCCTTTCCCTTTTGGAATCCCGACGGCAGCCGCTACGTTTTTTCCAATCCCCGGCGATTGACGGACCCGCTGACCCGCGATCCCCTGCCTCACGTGTTCATCCCCTGCTCGCTGCGCCCTATCTGGGAAGAAGCGGAAAAATGCCGCGATCTCAATACCTTTGGCAAAGTAGCCGTTGGTGAATATCCGGTTTGGACGGATGACGACCGGATCGCGTTTTTTAGTTTCACGGGAGATGATGGGATTTACGTGGTGAACGGGGCCTCGTCGTTGTGGCAATCCGGCGGAGTTGGTTTGCCCCAATTATTGGTTAAAGGCAATGGCCGCCCCAACGATACGGATGGGTTCCAGGTGTTTTTCTCGGCGGGCAGCATTGACCAGAATTGGGAGGCTTACGCCATTGACCTGGACGGCGGTAACCTGGTTAATATTTCCAACAACCCCACCGCCCAGGATGGGCTGCCCACGGTTTCCCCCGACGGCAACTGGGTGGCCTTTTTGTCTGACCGGGACGGCAAATGGGGCATCTGGATTGTGCCGCGCAGCGGCGGCGAGCCGGCCAAAATTGTGGATTACAGCGCCATCAATACCAGCCCCATGCTGTGGGGCCAGGGCGACCGCCATTGGACCTTTGACCGGCTCAGCTGGGGGCCGTAA
- a CDS encoding N-acetylmuramoyl-L-alanine amidase produces the protein MAVPGESAYIYGLHDRGGERLMLANGQARGWVLVTEKLGANPNDQGGGYYQDLTDQGFGVLVRLNHAYGSDGTIPHPGKYQDFAQRVANFVRHSSGAHIWIIGNEMNLEREQPRRPGTGQPEPITPRQYADCYRLCREAIHRLPGHQNDQVIVGAIGPWNAETYYDADPQGKYSANKIPNGPQAFWGDFIKYLRDILLAIGAENCDGVAIHAYSHGYQPQLVFNNEKMTTPPEFSKYFYNFRTYRDQMNAIPYLFKHLPVYLTEANGDQDPGGVRWPDVNSGWVQNAYREINDWNQAGNQQIRCMVLYRWSRDDEWYIEGKLGVQKDFSEAIKMDYQWDPSVAAGMATTQYDYRTRFFNHNTPTSVPPAQTLSVNITVQNVGRLTWTSGGSNPFRLGFQWYNTAGQMVAFSPEFDFHNPLPADTPPGETVTLLARLRTPDTPGTYHLRWDMLHEQVSWFTSQGDAGLLVSPVTVSPGVQIGPTVSAQIQDVSAQLAGFPASQYPRRARTAIRRIILHHTATPPNVSVQRIAEYQVNNRGLPGITYHYCVTDQGQIYQTQPLEVVSSHAGNFSNDSIGVCLIGNFTDTTPPQQQLDAAAALLAQLVTEFGITVDQIVGYSDLVKTGSPGATWPTWKGPLLQQVSNLMAGGGPVITPTPTPTPTPTAKPIEHYLLLWHRGPGNWAEWDLRGAMDYIEKFAPTIGFSLEEAKLARYVTIVGGTGGVPADAEQTLLAAGCQVERLAGPTETDTRRLLEELAAQGKRFKTLQ, from the coding sequence ATGGCTGTTCCGGGTGAATCTGCCTACATCTATGGCCTGCACGACCGGGGTGGCGAACGCTTGATGCTGGCTAACGGCCAGGCCAGGGGCTGGGTGCTGGTTACCGAAAAATTGGGGGCCAATCCCAACGACCAAGGCGGCGGTTACTACCAGGATTTGACCGATCAGGGCTTTGGCGTGCTGGTGCGGCTCAACCACGCTTACGGCTCCGACGGCACCATTCCCCATCCCGGCAAATATCAGGATTTTGCCCAACGGGTGGCCAACTTTGTGCGCCACTCGTCCGGCGCGCACATCTGGATTATTGGCAATGAGATGAATTTGGAACGAGAGCAGCCCCGCCGTCCCGGCACTGGCCAGCCCGAACCGATTACACCCCGTCAGTATGCCGACTGTTACAGGCTTTGCCGGGAGGCCATCCACCGGCTGCCGGGTCATCAAAATGATCAGGTGATAGTGGGCGCCATTGGCCCCTGGAACGCTGAAACCTATTATGACGCTGACCCCCAAGGCAAGTATTCGGCCAACAAGATCCCCAATGGCCCCCAGGCGTTTTGGGGAGATTTTATTAAATACTTGCGGGACATCCTGTTAGCCATTGGGGCTGAAAACTGCGACGGCGTAGCCATTCATGCCTATTCCCATGGCTATCAGCCCCAACTGGTTTTTAACAATGAAAAAATGACCACCCCGCCGGAATTTAGTAAATATTTTTACAACTTCCGCACCTACCGCGATCAGATGAACGCCATTCCCTATCTGTTCAAACATCTCCCCGTTTATCTCACCGAAGCCAATGGCGATCAGGACCCTGGCGGGGTGAGATGGCCCGATGTGAATAGCGGCTGGGTTCAAAACGCTTATCGGGAAATCAATGATTGGAATCAGGCGGGCAACCAGCAAATCCGTTGTATGGTCCTGTATCGCTGGTCGCGCGATGATGAGTGGTATATTGAGGGCAAACTTGGCGTACAAAAAGATTTTAGCGAGGCAATCAAAATGGATTATCAATGGGATCCTTCTGTAGCAGCAGGCATGGCCACCACGCAGTACGATTACCGGACTCGTTTTTTCAATCACAATACCCCCACCAGCGTGCCGCCGGCCCAGACCTTGAGCGTAAACATTACGGTGCAAAACGTAGGCCGACTGACCTGGACCAGCGGCGGCAGCAATCCCTTTCGCCTGGGTTTTCAGTGGTATAACACCGCCGGCCAGATGGTCGCTTTTTCACCTGAATTTGATTTTCACAACCCCCTGCCGGCCGACACGCCCCCCGGCGAAACCGTCACCCTGCTGGCCCGGCTGCGCACGCCCGATACGCCGGGTACGTATCACCTGCGCTGGGATATGCTGCATGAGCAAGTTTCCTGGTTCACCAGCCAGGGCGATGCCGGCTTATTGGTCAGTCCGGTCACGGTCAGCCCGGGGGTGCAAATTGGGCCGACGGTTTCGGCGCAAATCCAGGATGTTAGCGCCCAATTGGCCGGCTTTCCGGCCTCGCAATACCCGCGGCGGGCGCGGACGGCCATTCGCCGCATTATTCTGCACCATACGGCCACGCCGCCCAATGTATCGGTGCAGCGCATTGCCGAGTACCAGGTCAACAATCGGGGGTTGCCCGGTATCACCTATCATTACTGCGTTACCGACCAGGGCCAGATTTACCAGACCCAACCGCTGGAAGTAGTTTCTTCACATGCCGGTAATTTTAGCAACGACAGCATTGGCGTGTGCCTGATTGGCAACTTTACCGATACCACCCCTCCCCAACAACAACTGGACGCAGCCGCAGCCCTGCTGGCCCAACTGGTAACGGAGTTTGGCATTACGGTTGACCAAATTGTTGGCTATAGCGATTTGGTCAAAACCGGCAGTCCCGGTGCCACCTGGCCTACCTGGAAGGGGCCGCTCCTGCAACAAGTGAGCAATCTCATGGCCGGCGGCGGGCCGGTGATTACGCCCACCCCCACCCCCACGCCAACCCCTACCGCCAAACCGATTGAACATTACCTGCTCTTGTGGCATCGCGGGCCGGGCAATTGGGCCGAGTGGGATTTGCGCGGAGCCATGGATTACATTGAAAAATTTGCCCCCACCATTGGCTTTTCTCTGGAAGAGGCCAAATTGGCCCGGTATGTCACCATTGTTGGCGGCACGGGCGGCGTGCCCGCCGACGCCGAACAGACCCTCCTGGCCGCCGGCTGCCAGGTTGAGCGGCTGGCCGGCCCCACCGAAACGGACACGCGCCGCCTGTTGGAGGAGTTGGCAGCGCAGGGCAAGCGGTTTAAAACCTTGCAGTAA
- a CDS encoding pentapeptide repeat-containing protein gives MDAQALIALYKNGERFFQGVYLNRADLDGVDLSGANLQGATLSGARLQGANLAGANLSKTDLSWAYLSGANLNRANLSGANLHDAFCMGTDLRGTDLGQADLRGTYLQQAEIDETTQLDPKWRLVWQIANQTVKGQDFSQADLSQANLQGLDLTKISLVGANLQGANLVTSHLAGANLDGANLKEANLSGANLRGADLSKATLHGAKLQGANLSGAILKQTDLKEANLSGANLSGAVLQQANLSQAILVKVNLSGAVVSQSDLSQASLEGINLSEANVERVNLAGAIMPDGTLHA, from the coding sequence ATGGATGCCCAAGCACTGATCGCTCTTTACAAAAATGGCGAAAGATTTTTTCAAGGGGTCTACCTCAACCGGGCCGATCTGGACGGGGTTGATTTGAGCGGGGCCAATCTGCAAGGGGCGACCCTGAGTGGCGCCCGCTTACAGGGGGCCAACTTGGCCGGAGCCAACCTGAGCAAAACTGATTTGAGTTGGGCTTATTTGAGCGGGGCCAACCTCAACCGGGCCAATCTCAGCGGGGCCAATTTGCACGATGCGTTTTGCATGGGCACTGATTTGAGGGGCACTGATCTTGGCCAGGCCGACCTGCGCGGAACCTATTTACAGCAGGCCGAGATTGATGAGACCACGCAGCTTGATCCCAAATGGCGTTTGGTCTGGCAAATCGCCAATCAAACGGTCAAGGGGCAAGATTTCAGCCAAGCCGACTTGAGCCAGGCCAATTTACAGGGCCTTGACCTGACCAAAATCAGCCTGGTTGGGGCCAATCTTCAGGGCGCCAATTTGGTAACGTCTCACCTGGCGGGGGCCAATCTGGATGGGGCCAATCTCAAGGAAGCCAATTTAAGTGGGGCCAATCTGCGCGGCGCAGATTTGAGCAAGGCCACGTTGCACGGGGCTAAATTGCAGGGCGCAAATCTGAGCGGGGCTATTCTAAAGCAAACTGACCTCAAAGAAGCCAATCTCAGCGGAGCTAATTTAAGCGGCGCGGTTTTACAACAAGCCAATTTGAGCCAGGCAATTCTGGTAAAAGTGAACTTAAGCGGGGCGGTGGTCAGTCAAAGTGATTTGAGCCAGGCCAGCCTGGAAGGCATAAATTTAAGCGAGGCCAACGTGGAAAGGGTCAACCTGGCCGGAGCCATTATGCCCGACGGCACCCTGCACGCCTGA
- a CDS encoding galactose mutarotase, translating into MNISKQAFGKTADGMAVDLCTLTNANGLEAKIATYGGIIVSLTAPDRDGKLEDVVLGLDTLEQYLAQSPYFGCITGRYANRIDHGKFTLNGIEYTLTKNEGRRHHLHGGNIGFDKKVWAAAEVRSNEGVGLKLSYLSPDGEENYPGNLSVTVTYTLTNDNALKIDYTATTDQDTVLNLTNHSYFNLAAGRAGDCLGHELMLNAAQFTPIDETLIPTGQLRSVKGTPLDFTTPTVIGDRIEEDYDQLRFGGGYDHNFVLDNLDGSLILAAKVREPITGRVMEVYTTEPAVQFYSSNFLDGSITGKGGVVYKKRYAFCLETQHYPDSPNKPNFPSTVLKPGQTYQTTTIYKFAAE; encoded by the coding sequence ATGAACATCAGCAAACAAGCTTTTGGAAAAACGGCAGACGGCATGGCCGTAGACCTCTGTACCTTGACCAACGCTAACGGCTTAGAAGCAAAAATCGCTACTTATGGCGGGATCATTGTTTCTTTGACCGCGCCGGACCGGGACGGCAAATTGGAAGACGTTGTGTTGGGGCTGGATACTCTGGAGCAATATCTCGCCCAAAGCCCCTACTTTGGCTGCATCACCGGGCGATACGCCAACCGGATTGATCATGGGAAATTCACCTTAAACGGAATTGAATATACTCTGACCAAAAATGAAGGCAGGCGGCACCATCTGCATGGCGGCAATATTGGCTTTGATAAAAAAGTTTGGGCTGCCGCAGAGGTCAGAAGCAACGAGGGGGTGGGCCTAAAATTGAGCTACCTCAGTCCCGACGGTGAGGAAAACTACCCCGGCAACTTATCGGTAACAGTCACCTACACTCTTACCAACGACAACGCCCTGAAAATAGATTATACCGCCACCACCGACCAAGATACAGTGCTCAACCTCACCAATCACTCCTACTTTAATCTGGCCGCGGGCCGGGCCGGGGATTGCCTGGGGCACGAATTGATGCTCAACGCCGCTCAATTCACCCCCATTGACGAAACCCTCATCCCTACCGGCCAACTGCGCAGCGTTAAAGGCACGCCCCTGGACTTCACCACGCCCACTGTTATTGGCGACCGGATTGAAGAAGATTACGACCAGCTTCGTTTTGGCGGCGGCTACGATCACAACTTTGTGCTTGATAATTTGGACGGCAGCCTGATTTTGGCGGCCAAAGTGCGGGAACCCATCACCGGCCGGGTAATGGAAGTTTACACCACCGAGCCGGCCGTTCAATTTTACAGCAGCAACTTTTTGGATGGCAGTATCACGGGCAAAGGCGGCGTTGTTTACAAAAAACGCTACGCCTTTTGCCTGGAAACGCAGCACTATCCCGATTCGCCCAACAAACCCAATTTTCCCTCAACCGTGCTCAAACCGGGCCAAACATATCAGACCACAACCATTTATAAGTTCGCTGCTGAATGA
- a CDS encoding class I SAM-dependent methyltransferase: MDFDHFSLLAPVYDRVFNHKDLTRLKTLLALPTAGRLLDAGGGTGRVAQELVGLAGQIVVTDISSGMLGKAVQKKGLAPLQAHAELFPFAEASFARILVVDAFHHFCNQREAAAELWRVLAPGGRLVIEEPNIETWPVKLIALAEKLALMRSHFYAPHEIKTMFQPLNASVEIHTDRPYTAWVVIQKQ, from the coding sequence ATGGACTTTGACCATTTTTCTCTGCTGGCCCCGGTTTACGACCGTGTTTTTAACCACAAAGACCTGACCCGATTAAAAACACTCCTGGCTTTGCCCACCGCAGGCCGCCTGTTAGATGCCGGCGGTGGCACCGGCCGGGTGGCCCAGGAGTTGGTCGGATTGGCCGGCCAAATTGTGGTAACCGATATATCCAGTGGGATGTTGGGGAAGGCTGTTCAAAAAAAGGGGCTTGCGCCCCTGCAAGCCCACGCCGAGCTATTTCCCTTTGCCGAGGCCAGTTTTGCCCGCATTTTGGTAGTGGACGCTTTTCACCACTTTTGTAATCAGCGCGAAGCGGCGGCTGAACTCTGGCGGGTGTTAGCTCCCGGCGGGCGGCTGGTCATTGAAGAACCCAACATCGAAACCTGGCCGGTCAAACTGATTGCCCTGGCCGAAAAATTGGCCCTGATGCGCAGCCACTTTTATGCGCCCCACGAGATCAAAACGATGTTCCAGCCTCTCAACGCCTCCGTTGAAATCCACACCGACCGGCCATACACAGCCTGGGTGGTGATCCAGAAACAATAG